The following are from one region of the Papaver somniferum cultivar HN1 unplaced genomic scaffold, ASM357369v1 unplaced-scaffold_132, whole genome shotgun sequence genome:
- the LOC113333264 gene encoding soluble inorganic pyrophosphatase 6, chloroplastic-like, with protein MATARVLAAGMLHECSNTHSASFLLRQSSFILPIKHQSINFSRRASSKRAFTCKSLYKPEIQIKQEGEPQTLDYRVFFHDKSGKKLSPWHDVPLQLGDGVFNFIVEIPKETSAKMEVATDEPYTPIKQDTKKGKLRFYPYNINWNYGLLPQTWEDPTVANSEVEGAFGDNDPVDVVEIGERQGKIGEILKVKPLGALAMIDEGELDWKIVAISLDDPKASLVNDVGDVEKHFPGTLTAIRDWFRDYKIPDGKPANKFGLGNKAANKDYALKVITETNEAWAKLVKRTVPAGELSLL; from the exons ATGGCTACTGCTAGAGTATTAGCTGCTGGTATGTTGCATGAATGCAGCAACACTCACAGTGCTTCATTTCTTCTGAGACAATCTTCTTTCATCTTACCTATTAAACATCAAAGTATCAATTTCAGTAGAAGAGCATCTTCTAAAAGAGCTTTTACTTGCAAATCTCTTTACAAACCTGAAATTCAAATCAAACAAGAAGGTGAACCTCAAACCCTAGATTACAGAGTCTTCTTTCATGATAAATCTGGCAAAAAG CTTTCACCTTGGCATGATGTACCATTGCAATTGGGTGATGGAGTGTTCAATTTTATTGTGGAAATACCAAAAGAGACCAGTGCAAAGATGGAAGTTGCAACTGATGAGCCATATACTCCCATTAAACAGGACACCAAGAAGGGAAAACTTAGATTCTACCC ATACAACATCAATTGGAACTATGGATTGCTCCCACAGACATGGGAAGACCCAACAGTAGCTAATTCTGAAGTTGAAGGGGCATTCGGAGATAATGATCCAG TTGATGTTGTTGAAATTGGGGAGAGGCAAGGAAAAATTGGCGAGATTCTTAAAGTCAAGCCTTTAGGTGCTTTGGCTATGATTGATGAGGGAGAGCTCGACTGGAAAATTGTTGCCATTTCGTTGGATGACCCAAAAGCTTCACTCGTCAATGATGTTGGTGATGTGGAGAAACATTTCCCG GGCACTCTCACTGCTATAAGAGATTGGTTCAGAGACTACAAGATCCCAGATGGAAAGCCTGCCAATAAGTTTGGACTTGGGAACAAAGCAGCCAACAAG GATTATGCTCTGAAGGTCATAACTGAGACCAACGAAGCTTGGGCTAAACTTGTCAAGAGAACCGTTCCTGCCGGGGAGCTGTCCCTTctgtaa